One stretch of Pseudomonas fragi DNA includes these proteins:
- a CDS encoding YbaB/EbfC family nucleoid-associated protein, with product MMKGGMAGLMKQAQQMQEKMAKMQEELANAEVTGKAGGDMVTVVMTGRHDVKRVSIDPTLLEGVSEDDREVLEDLFAAAVNDAVRKIEANSQDKMSGVTAGMQLPPGMKLPF from the coding sequence ATGATGAAAGGTGGCATGGCCGGCCTGATGAAGCAGGCGCAGCAGATGCAGGAAAAAATGGCCAAGATGCAGGAAGAACTGGCCAATGCTGAAGTCACCGGCAAGGCGGGTGGCGATATGGTCACTGTGGTCATGACCGGCCGTCATGACGTCAAGCGGGTGAGCATTGACCCGACGTTGCTGGAAGGCGTGAGCGAAGACGACCGCGAAGTGCTGGAAGACCTGTTCGCCGCAGCGGTGAACGACGCCGTGCGCAAGATCGAAGCCAACAGCCAGGACAAAATGTCTGGCGTGACCGCCGGCATGCAACTGCCGCCGGGCATGAAG